In Paenarthrobacter sp. GOM3, a single window of DNA contains:
- a CDS encoding prephenate dehydratase has product MAQKIAYQGEPGANSDLACKEMFPELQSVPCASFEDAFELVSTGEVDLAMIPIENSIAGRVADIHVLLPQSKLQIVGEYFLPIRFDLLGIPGSTIEGATEVHSHIHALGQCRRIIREAGLKPVIAGDTAGSAREVRDWNDPRKLSLAPPLAAQLYGLEVLASGVEDDPTNTTRFVVLARERELPSKEELPGPAITSFVFRVRNVPSALYKALGGFATNGLNMTRLESYMVGDEFAATMFLSDVEGHPQDARLRRALEELEFFTTEVRILGVYAADGYRERNTVSA; this is encoded by the coding sequence ATGGCCCAGAAGATTGCGTATCAAGGTGAACCGGGAGCCAACTCGGATCTCGCGTGCAAGGAAATGTTCCCCGAGCTTCAGAGCGTGCCGTGCGCGAGCTTTGAGGACGCTTTCGAGTTGGTATCAACCGGGGAAGTCGATCTGGCCATGATCCCGATCGAGAACTCCATCGCCGGCCGGGTGGCTGACATCCACGTCCTCCTCCCCCAGTCCAAGCTGCAGATCGTCGGCGAGTACTTCCTGCCCATCCGCTTCGACCTCCTGGGAATTCCGGGCAGCACCATCGAAGGCGCCACCGAGGTCCACAGCCACATTCACGCACTGGGACAATGCCGCCGGATCATTCGAGAAGCAGGCCTCAAGCCCGTGATCGCCGGCGACACCGCGGGTTCAGCCCGCGAAGTCAGGGACTGGAACGATCCCCGCAAACTGTCCTTGGCTCCGCCGCTTGCCGCCCAACTGTACGGCTTGGAGGTCCTGGCGTCCGGCGTCGAAGATGACCCCACGAACACCACACGCTTTGTGGTCCTCGCACGGGAACGCGAGCTTCCAAGCAAGGAAGAACTGCCGGGTCCCGCGATCACCAGCTTCGTCTTCCGCGTCCGCAACGTTCCGTCGGCGCTCTACAAGGCACTCGGCGGATTCGCGACCAACGGCCTGAACATGACACGGTTGGAAAGCTACATGGTGGGCGATGAGTTCGCCGCCACCATGTTCCTTTCCGACGTCGAGGGACACCCCCAGGACGCCCGCTTGAGGCGGGCGCTTGAGGAACTGGAGTTCTTCACCACGGAAGTGCGGATCCTGGGCGTTTACGCGGCGGACGGTTACCGCGAGCGGAACACGGTCAGTGCCTGA
- a CDS encoding DsbA family protein — MTQAPPRPQPVADTAKRVRAIVWILIAAVVAAGGIWFAVSTATKPSPSTSAPLDGPQLIREDSHRITTPATEKAQLVEFLDFECESCRAAVPLVEELKKEYGDRITFVHRYFPLPGHRNSGTAALAVEAAAQQGKYEAMAAKLFETQPQWGEKQDSQAATFRSYAEELGLDMAQYDAAVADTKTEARIRKDASDGRALGVTGTPTFFLNGKKLTLDTEEQFRQLLDEAAK, encoded by the coding sequence ATGACACAGGCACCACCAAGGCCCCAGCCCGTCGCCGACACCGCCAAGAGAGTGCGGGCCATCGTGTGGATCCTGATCGCGGCGGTGGTTGCGGCAGGGGGCATCTGGTTCGCTGTGTCCACGGCCACCAAACCATCACCCAGTACGTCCGCCCCGCTGGACGGGCCGCAGTTGATCCGTGAAGACAGTCACCGGATCACCACTCCTGCCACGGAGAAGGCGCAACTGGTGGAGTTCCTGGACTTCGAATGCGAATCCTGCCGGGCAGCTGTGCCCTTGGTGGAGGAACTGAAAAAGGAATACGGGGACCGGATCACGTTCGTCCACCGCTACTTCCCCCTGCCCGGACACCGGAACTCCGGAACCGCTGCGCTGGCAGTCGAAGCCGCGGCACAGCAGGGAAAGTACGAAGCAATGGCTGCCAAGCTCTTCGAAACCCAGCCTCAGTGGGGCGAAAAGCAAGATTCCCAAGCAGCGACGTTCCGCAGTTACGCGGAGGAACTGGGCCTCGACATGGCCCAATATGATGCTGCTGTCGCAGATACGAAGACCGAGGCCCGGATTCGGAAGGATGCCAGCGACGGCCGGGCCCTCGGTGTCACCGGCACTCCGACGTTCTTCCTCAACGGCAAAAAGCTCACCTTGGACACCGAAGAACAGTTCCGCCAACTCCTTGACGAAGCCGCTAAGTAG
- the trxB gene encoding thioredoxin-disulfide reductase: MSNEQLIIIGSGPAGYTAAIYTARAGLEPLVLAGSVTAGGALMNTTEVENFPGFPGGIQGPELMDGLQEQAEKFGARIVFDDVTSVSLQGHVKSVVTGAGETHEAPAVILATGSAYKELGLPEEKKLSGHGVSWCATCDGFFFREQDIIVVGGGDSAMEEATFLTRFGKSVTVVVRKGELRASRIMAQRAKDNPKISFAWNSAITAIHGDTKVTGVTLKDTRTGETREQAAAGIFVAIGHVPRTELVEGQVDLDAEGYIKVDSPTTCTNLSGVFACGDAVDHRYRQAITAAGTGCSAALDAERYLAALDDAHSIATALVEEPTHF, from the coding sequence ATGAGTAACGAACAACTGATCATCATCGGGTCCGGTCCTGCCGGCTACACGGCGGCCATCTACACCGCACGCGCCGGCCTGGAGCCACTGGTCCTGGCCGGTTCGGTCACCGCCGGCGGCGCTCTCATGAACACCACCGAGGTGGAGAACTTTCCCGGGTTCCCGGGCGGCATCCAAGGCCCAGAGCTCATGGACGGCCTGCAGGAACAGGCCGAAAAATTCGGGGCCCGCATAGTGTTCGACGACGTCACTTCGGTATCGCTGCAAGGTCACGTGAAGAGCGTGGTTACCGGAGCCGGCGAAACCCACGAGGCGCCGGCCGTCATCCTGGCCACGGGCTCCGCATACAAAGAACTTGGCTTGCCTGAGGAGAAGAAGCTCAGCGGACACGGAGTCTCCTGGTGTGCAACGTGCGACGGTTTCTTCTTCCGCGAACAGGACATCATCGTGGTGGGCGGTGGCGACTCAGCGATGGAGGAAGCGACCTTCCTGACGCGGTTCGGGAAGTCAGTGACCGTCGTCGTGCGTAAAGGCGAACTGCGGGCATCCCGGATCATGGCGCAGCGCGCCAAGGACAACCCGAAGATCAGTTTCGCCTGGAACTCGGCGATCACCGCCATTCACGGAGACACCAAGGTCACAGGCGTGACGCTCAAGGACACCCGCACCGGCGAGACCCGCGAGCAGGCGGCAGCCGGCATCTTCGTCGCGATCGGCCATGTACCCCGCACTGAACTGGTTGAAGGCCAGGTGGACCTGGACGCCGAGGGCTACATCAAGGTGGACTCTCCCACGACGTGCACCAACCTTTCGGGCGTTTTTGCCTGCGGCGATGCGGTTGACCATCGCTATCGCCAAGCGATCACCGCTGCGGGCACTGGCTGCTCTGCCGCATTGGATGCCGAGCGGTACTTGGCTGCGCTCGATGACGCCCACAGCATTGCTACCGCACTGGTTGAGGAGCCCACGCACTTCTAG
- a CDS encoding arsenate reductase ArsC encodes MTGKKPSVLFVCVHNAGRSQMAAAFLTTLSQGAIEVRSAGSQPAETVNPAAVEAMSELGIDMSAEIPKVLTTEAVKESDVVITMGCGDECPYFPGKRYEDWVLEDPAGQGVDAVRPIRDEIRTRIETLIASLIPAAT; translated from the coding sequence ATGACCGGCAAGAAGCCGTCCGTACTTTTCGTCTGTGTGCACAATGCAGGGCGCTCGCAGATGGCTGCCGCATTCCTCACCACACTCTCCCAAGGCGCCATTGAGGTCCGGTCCGCCGGCTCCCAGCCAGCCGAGACCGTGAACCCGGCCGCCGTCGAAGCCATGTCGGAGCTTGGGATCGACATGTCCGCCGAGATCCCCAAAGTCCTCACCACTGAGGCCGTCAAGGAGTCCGACGTGGTCATCACCATGGGTTGTGGCGACGAATGCCCGTACTTCCCCGGGAAACGTTATGAGGACTGGGTTTTGGAGGATCCCGCCGGGCAGGGTGTGGACGCCGTCCGACCTATCCGTGACGAGATTCGAACACGGATAGAAACTCTGATCGCCTCGTTGATCCCTGCTGCCACATAA
- a CDS encoding MMPL family transporter: MNAQKVPFWLRWLLPVVLVITWLGIAGIGGPTFGRLDEVSSNDQASFLPAGAEATEAGDWQAKFRDSEEIPAVVIVENGAAFTPAQLGEAAQLKADIEALKLGGAVVGPIPSEDGKAIQFIVPMSSSDELRDKVQELRDVVQPGAPDGMKAFVTGPAGLTADLVNAFGGIDGILLLVALGAVFVILLLVYRSVVLPLAVLFTSVFALCAAILLVFGMAKLGWIQLNGQSQGILSILVIGAATDYALLYVARFREALTHTTNRTRAVITAWKASFEPILASGATVIIALLCLLFSDLNSNKALGPVAAAGILCSLFAALTLLPALMALLGRAAFWPFRPKLLPDDEREPELVTGLEGQKGLWKGVGTLVSKRPRVVWIASVLLLLVASAGVLQLKANGVPQTDVILAKSDAVDGQDALARHFDAGSGSPAVVVASQGAAQQVLDKVKAADGVGDAYLLADGNVPITGARGAPSEPAVRDGRVLINATLNSAADSIEAEDAVKSLRSAVREVDSAALVGGVTATALDTNTTAQRDLVVIIPIVLVVILFILMLLLRSVVAPVLLVLSVVLSYGAAMGVSAWVFNGIFGFSGADATVPLFGFVFLVALGVDYNIFLMSRVREESLKHGTRPGILRGLAVTGGVITSAGVVLAATFAALGVIPIMFLVQLAFIVAFGVLLDTVLVRSLLVPALAYDLGSRIWWPSKLGRSSGEPVVRAPEEEQASVGR, translated from the coding sequence ATGAACGCGCAGAAAGTACCGTTCTGGCTGAGATGGCTGCTACCCGTGGTGCTGGTGATCACTTGGCTGGGCATCGCCGGAATCGGAGGGCCCACGTTCGGGCGGTTGGATGAAGTTTCCTCCAACGACCAGGCATCATTCCTCCCTGCCGGCGCCGAAGCCACGGAGGCCGGCGACTGGCAGGCCAAATTCAGGGACTCGGAAGAGATCCCGGCCGTGGTCATCGTTGAGAACGGTGCTGCGTTCACCCCCGCCCAGCTCGGCGAAGCAGCCCAGCTGAAAGCCGACATCGAGGCACTCAAGCTGGGGGGCGCCGTCGTCGGGCCTATCCCGTCCGAAGACGGCAAAGCCATCCAGTTCATCGTCCCCATGTCCTCCTCCGACGAACTGCGGGATAAGGTCCAGGAGCTGCGCGACGTCGTTCAGCCCGGGGCTCCCGACGGTATGAAAGCGTTCGTGACGGGCCCTGCCGGGCTCACCGCGGACCTCGTGAACGCGTTTGGCGGGATTGACGGCATCCTGTTGCTGGTTGCATTGGGCGCAGTGTTCGTGATCCTGCTGCTCGTCTACCGGTCCGTGGTGCTGCCACTGGCGGTGCTGTTCACCTCGGTGTTCGCGCTGTGCGCAGCCATCCTGCTGGTCTTCGGCATGGCCAAGCTCGGCTGGATCCAGCTCAACGGACAAAGCCAAGGCATCCTGTCCATCCTGGTGATCGGAGCCGCCACCGATTACGCGCTGCTTTATGTTGCGCGGTTCCGTGAAGCACTGACACACACCACCAACCGCACCCGCGCCGTCATCACAGCGTGGAAGGCATCTTTCGAGCCGATCCTCGCCTCGGGTGCCACGGTCATCATCGCCCTGCTCTGCCTGCTCTTCTCCGACCTGAACTCCAACAAAGCCCTGGGCCCGGTCGCGGCGGCCGGCATTCTCTGCTCACTGTTTGCCGCGCTCACGCTCCTGCCGGCCCTTATGGCACTGCTCGGACGTGCAGCCTTCTGGCCCTTCCGGCCCAAGCTACTGCCCGACGACGAACGCGAACCTGAGCTTGTTACTGGCCTTGAGGGGCAAAAGGGTCTCTGGAAGGGCGTCGGAACCCTCGTCTCCAAGCGCCCCCGGGTGGTCTGGATTGCCTCGGTCCTCCTGCTGCTTGTAGCGTCCGCGGGCGTGCTCCAGCTCAAAGCCAACGGCGTCCCACAAACCGACGTCATCCTGGCCAAGTCCGACGCCGTGGACGGCCAGGACGCGCTGGCGCGCCATTTCGACGCCGGCAGCGGCAGCCCCGCCGTCGTGGTCGCCTCCCAGGGTGCCGCGCAGCAGGTCCTGGATAAGGTCAAAGCGGCCGACGGCGTGGGTGACGCCTACCTCCTGGCTGACGGAAACGTGCCGATTACCGGAGCCCGGGGCGCCCCGTCCGAACCGGCCGTGCGCGACGGCCGGGTGCTCATCAACGCCACGTTGAACTCTGCTGCGGACTCCATCGAAGCCGAGGACGCAGTGAAGTCCCTGCGTTCTGCCGTGCGCGAGGTTGATTCCGCAGCGTTGGTGGGCGGGGTGACCGCCACTGCGCTGGACACCAACACCACCGCGCAGCGAGACCTTGTGGTCATCATCCCGATCGTCCTGGTAGTCATCCTGTTCATCCTCATGCTCCTGCTGCGATCCGTTGTGGCGCCGGTGTTGCTGGTGCTTTCCGTGGTGTTGTCGTACGGCGCAGCCATGGGTGTCTCGGCATGGGTGTTCAACGGAATCTTCGGATTCTCGGGGGCTGACGCTACCGTGCCGTTGTTCGGATTCGTGTTCCTGGTGGCATTGGGGGTGGACTACAACATCTTCCTCATGAGCCGGGTCCGCGAGGAATCTCTGAAGCACGGGACGCGGCCCGGCATCCTGCGGGGCCTGGCCGTAACCGGCGGCGTCATCACCTCAGCCGGCGTGGTGCTGGCTGCGACATTCGCAGCCCTGGGGGTCATCCCGATCATGTTCCTGGTGCAGTTGGCGTTCATCGTGGCATTCGGGGTGCTGCTGGATACGGTACTGGTCCGCTCCCTCCTGGTCCCGGCACTGGCGTACGACCTCGGCAGCAGGATCTGGTGGCCCAGTAAGCTCGGACGATCCTCCGGCGAACCCGTAGTCCGGGCGCCCGAGGAGGAACAGGCATCCGTCGGGCGGTAG
- a CDS encoding MarR family winged helix-turn-helix transcriptional regulator: protein MSDPSAPRPETGRPENAAPQELVRLLQNFTLEANHYVDAAGGRNDMHRTDLNALAVIMRHSAAGQVVTPGVLRTELRLSSPATTALIDRLHASGHVVRERLGTDRRQVQLHMTPKAYRDGSAMFMPLALRMGKAMAAYSAEELDLVTRFMTDMVEATLAARQEATNPEPK, encoded by the coding sequence ATGTCTGACCCATCAGCCCCGCGGCCCGAAACCGGCAGGCCCGAAAACGCGGCCCCGCAGGAACTCGTACGGCTTCTCCAGAACTTCACGCTCGAAGCCAACCACTACGTCGACGCAGCCGGCGGACGCAACGACATGCACCGCACAGACCTCAATGCGCTCGCCGTGATCATGCGCCACTCCGCCGCTGGCCAGGTGGTCACGCCGGGCGTCCTGCGGACCGAGCTCCGGCTCAGTTCGCCTGCCACCACGGCATTGATCGACAGGCTCCATGCGTCCGGGCACGTTGTCCGGGAACGGCTTGGCACTGACCGTCGGCAGGTCCAGCTTCATATGACGCCCAAGGCCTACCGCGACGGGAGCGCCATGTTCATGCCGCTGGCCCTCCGAATGGGCAAGGCCATGGCTGCCTACAGCGCCGAGGAGTTGGACCTTGTCACCCGTTTCATGACGGACATGGTGGAAGCAACGTTGGCCGCCCGCCAGGAAGCCACCAACCCTGAACCCAAGTAG
- a CDS encoding methyltransferase domain-containing protein, with amino-acid sequence MNAQQPEDVYTHGHHESVVRAHASRTVENSAAFVMPHLTPGTSVLDVGCGPGSITCDFAGLVAPAQVIGLDRSPDIVAQATELASERGVDNVSFQTGNIYDLDFEDETFDLVHAHQVLQHLTDPVAALREMRRVAKPGAIVAVRDADFHGMSWYPEVPELDDWMELYQKIARRNGAEPDAGRRLVSWAQQAGFTQVAPTSSNWLYATAQQRAWQSRVWSERVLHSAFAEQALEYGLANEADLARIAAGWHRWGATDDGYFLIPNGEVIARA; translated from the coding sequence ATGAACGCGCAGCAGCCTGAAGATGTCTACACCCACGGGCACCACGAGTCGGTTGTCCGGGCCCACGCCTCACGGACGGTCGAGAATTCGGCGGCGTTCGTCATGCCGCATCTCACCCCCGGCACTTCCGTGCTCGACGTCGGGTGCGGACCCGGGAGCATAACCTGCGATTTCGCCGGGCTGGTGGCGCCCGCCCAGGTGATCGGCCTGGACCGTTCACCTGACATCGTGGCCCAAGCAACTGAACTTGCCTCGGAGCGCGGCGTGGACAACGTGAGCTTCCAGACCGGCAACATCTACGACCTCGACTTTGAGGACGAGACCTTCGACCTCGTCCACGCCCACCAGGTCCTCCAGCACCTGACCGACCCGGTTGCGGCGCTCCGGGAGATGCGCAGGGTGGCCAAGCCCGGAGCCATCGTGGCGGTTCGCGACGCCGATTTCCACGGCATGAGCTGGTACCCGGAAGTCCCGGAGCTCGACGACTGGATGGAGCTCTACCAGAAGATCGCCCGCCGCAACGGAGCAGAACCCGACGCCGGACGCCGCCTGGTCTCCTGGGCCCAGCAGGCAGGATTCACCCAGGTGGCGCCCACCAGCAGCAACTGGCTCTATGCCACCGCCCAGCAACGCGCCTGGCAATCCCGGGTTTGGAGCGAACGTGTGCTGCACTCCGCTTTCGCTGAACAGGCCCTTGAATACGGCCTGGCAAACGAAGCCGATCTTGCCCGGATCGCTGCAGGCTGGCATCGTTGGGGCGCCACGGACGACGGCTATTTCCTCATTCCCAACGGCGAGGTGATCGCCCGCGCGTAG
- a CDS encoding YciI family protein codes for MKYMIMMFGSAEGMMETADPEWIREMIGFMIQIDKDLTESGEMVFNAGLADGSTAKLVKQTPDGVITTDGPFAESKESLVGYWVVDVASEERAVEICASIVKYSQVVELRAIQEAPPEV; via the coding sequence ATGAAATACATGATCATGATGTTCGGGTCGGCTGAGGGCATGATGGAAACCGCCGACCCTGAGTGGATCCGGGAAATGATCGGGTTCATGATCCAGATCGATAAGGATCTGACGGAGTCCGGTGAGATGGTTTTCAACGCCGGGCTGGCTGATGGCAGCACCGCGAAACTCGTCAAGCAAACCCCGGACGGAGTCATCACCACCGATGGCCCCTTCGCCGAGTCCAAGGAATCCCTGGTTGGCTACTGGGTGGTTGATGTCGCCAGCGAGGAACGTGCTGTGGAGATCTGCGCGAGCATTGTGAAGTACTCGCAAGTCGTGGAACTACGCGCTATCCAGGAAGCGCCTCCGGAGGTCTAG
- a CDS encoding RNA polymerase sigma factor, giving the protein MLARKHGQFDACEDAVQEALLEASLQWPSELPRDPKAWLMAVANRRLVDFYRSESARRSREERVAAMDVDYSYSSAPATDDTLTLMFLCCHPVLTAPSQLALTLRAVGGLTTAEIASTFLVPEATMGQRISRAKQGIQKAGATFTMPPASEQKARLGVVLHVLYLIFNEGYAASSGASLQREDLTTEAIRLTRLLVAAAPSELEATGLLALMLLTDSRRKARTLADGTPVPLAEQDRSLWNQQQIQEGIALLSSVLGRGRAGPYQLQAAIAAVHAEAATDAETDWRQILALYTVLEAVAPSPVVTLNRAVAVAMVDGPGAGLELLNGLDSALGRSHRLDAVRGHLLEMAGSPAEARAAYLSAAKKTASLQERRYLLGKVAGLDTAGA; this is encoded by the coding sequence GTGCTGGCACGCAAGCACGGGCAGTTCGACGCTTGTGAGGACGCAGTCCAGGAAGCCTTGCTGGAGGCCTCCCTGCAGTGGCCATCCGAGTTGCCGCGCGACCCGAAAGCGTGGCTGATGGCCGTCGCCAACCGCCGCTTGGTGGACTTTTACCGGAGCGAAAGCGCACGACGTTCCCGCGAGGAACGCGTCGCCGCCATGGACGTCGACTACTCCTACAGCTCCGCTCCGGCAACAGATGACACCCTCACCTTGATGTTCCTCTGCTGCCACCCGGTGCTCACGGCACCCTCACAACTCGCCTTGACGCTTCGGGCAGTTGGCGGACTTACGACGGCGGAAATCGCCTCAACTTTCCTTGTTCCCGAAGCCACCATGGGACAACGCATCAGTCGGGCGAAACAGGGGATCCAGAAGGCTGGAGCCACGTTCACCATGCCGCCGGCTTCCGAGCAGAAGGCGAGGCTCGGCGTCGTACTTCACGTCCTGTACCTGATCTTCAACGAAGGCTACGCGGCGAGTTCCGGAGCATCGCTGCAGCGCGAAGACCTCACCACCGAGGCGATCCGGCTGACGCGGTTGCTGGTTGCTGCTGCGCCGTCGGAACTGGAGGCGACCGGCCTGCTTGCACTCATGCTGCTCACGGATTCGCGTCGGAAGGCACGCACGCTGGCGGATGGGACCCCGGTGCCGCTGGCAGAGCAGGACCGGAGCCTGTGGAACCAGCAGCAGATCCAGGAAGGCATTGCCCTGCTGTCTTCCGTGCTCGGACGCGGCCGTGCCGGTCCCTATCAGCTTCAGGCCGCGATCGCCGCGGTGCACGCCGAAGCAGCAACGGATGCGGAGACGGACTGGCGTCAGATCCTGGCCCTCTACACAGTCCTTGAAGCCGTGGCGCCCAGCCCGGTAGTCACCCTGAACCGGGCGGTTGCCGTCGCCATGGTGGACGGTCCCGGTGCCGGGCTTGAGTTGCTGAACGGATTGGATTCCGCGCTGGGCCGCTCACACCGCCTGGATGCAGTCCGGGGTCACTTGTTGGAGATGGCCGGCTCCCCCGCCGAAGCCCGCGCCGCGTACCTCAGCGCAGCGAAAAAGACCGCCAGCTTGCAGGAGCGGCGGTATTTGTTGGGAAAAGTAGCGGGGCTGGATACCGCCGGAGCTTGA
- a CDS encoding C40 family peptidase — MALSRSARGTAVLCAVVVLSGAVVTPSVAVPATTTPLTVRASPHVPSPEEIAAAKASEAATADQVASIERTLADAAADQQVAATAAMQANNAYSEALVELQQRTKTASTARAQASAAREQQDRTRKQVGQIAGDLYRNGGLNPALVTLAGGSESFQQAATLEALSARRNRDLEVAVSAAAASKSLSAAADDATKAADDAAKTAEQRKTQAEQANAAQVKAVADAKAQRTTLVDRLAQLRNSTVELESARVDALDRQREEARLAALTASTDKAEQDQASRNPATSPDTPGPAAPAPVAPAPAAPAPAPAPAPAPAPAPAPAPAPAPAPAPAPAPAPAPAPPSVPSSGSYETAISIALGKVGSPFYYQWGGTGPYGFDCSGLVQAAFAAAGMQLPRTASQQYAAAPVHVPLSQARRGDLLVWGSPSNFYHVAIYLGNGQVVQALNPQEGITVSNISSMVGMELYPFVARY, encoded by the coding sequence ATGGCTTTATCCCGATCCGCCCGAGGGACCGCGGTGCTGTGCGCCGTCGTCGTCCTTTCCGGGGCAGTGGTAACTCCCTCAGTGGCTGTACCCGCAACAACTACCCCCCTCACCGTCCGGGCGTCTCCGCACGTGCCCTCGCCTGAGGAGATCGCGGCGGCCAAAGCCAGTGAAGCGGCGACGGCGGACCAGGTCGCCTCCATTGAGCGGACCCTCGCGGACGCAGCCGCTGACCAGCAGGTAGCCGCCACGGCTGCCATGCAGGCCAACAACGCCTACAGCGAGGCCCTGGTGGAGCTGCAGCAAAGGACCAAAACCGCCTCTACAGCCCGCGCCCAAGCCTCTGCCGCCCGGGAACAGCAGGACAGGACGCGCAAACAAGTGGGGCAGATCGCCGGCGACCTGTACCGCAACGGTGGACTGAATCCCGCCCTCGTTACGCTGGCCGGCGGCAGTGAAAGCTTCCAGCAGGCCGCCACGCTGGAGGCTCTCTCAGCCAGGCGAAACCGCGATCTTGAGGTTGCCGTCAGCGCCGCCGCCGCATCCAAGTCCCTGTCAGCAGCTGCGGATGACGCCACCAAAGCCGCGGACGACGCGGCCAAGACAGCGGAACAGCGCAAAACGCAAGCTGAACAGGCCAACGCGGCACAGGTCAAGGCTGTGGCCGACGCGAAAGCGCAGCGGACCACTTTGGTGGACCGGTTGGCCCAGCTCCGCAACTCCACTGTTGAGCTTGAGTCGGCCAGGGTGGATGCCCTGGATCGGCAGCGCGAAGAGGCACGGCTCGCGGCACTGACCGCCAGCACCGACAAGGCAGAGCAGGATCAGGCTTCCCGGAATCCGGCAACGTCGCCGGACACGCCTGGACCCGCTGCTCCGGCTCCGGTAGCCCCGGCTCCGGCCGCTCCGGCTCCCGCGCCAGCACCTGCACCTGCACCTGCACCCGCGCCAGCACCTGCACCTGCACCTGCGCCCGCCCCAGCACCTGCACCTGCGCCCGCCCCAGCGCCTGCGCCGCCGTCTGTGCCATCGAGCGGGTCTTACGAAACAGCAATTTCCATCGCCCTGGGTAAGGTCGGTTCGCCGTTCTACTACCAGTGGGGCGGTACCGGACCCTACGGTTTTGACTGCTCAGGACTGGTGCAGGCCGCCTTTGCCGCAGCCGGGATGCAACTGCCGCGCACCGCCTCGCAGCAATATGCCGCAGCGCCCGTCCATGTCCCGCTCTCACAGGCGCGCCGTGGAGACCTCTTGGTATGGGGTTCGCCGTCCAACTTCTACCATGTGGCGATCTATCTGGGGAACGGGCAAGTGGTGCAGGCTTTGAACCCCCAGGAAGGCATCACGGTCTCCAACATCAGTTCCATGGTGGGTATGGAGCTCTACCCCTTCGTGGCCAGATACTAG
- a CDS encoding aldo/keto reductase, whose protein sequence is MEQRILGKTGRSVSTVGLGTWQLGADWGDVSEEDAVAVLKASVDHGVTFFDTADVYGDGRSEEIIGKFLRANPGLDITVATKMGRRVDQVPENYTLENFRAWTDRSRRNLQQDTLDLVQLHCPPTAVYSRDEVYDALDTLVSEGAIRNYGVSVERTDEALEAIKRGNTASVQIILNAFRLKPLDEVLPAAKAANVGIIARVPLASGLLSGKYTAATEFPADDHRNYNRDGSSFDVGETFSGVDFETGVKAAQEFSALVPDGVTTSQAALAWVVAQDGVTSVIPGARSAEQARINAEAGEMPVVGAGLADGVRDIYDRYFRQAIHPRW, encoded by the coding sequence ATGGAACAGCGCATACTTGGCAAGACCGGCCGATCCGTCTCAACCGTCGGGCTTGGCACCTGGCAACTCGGGGCGGACTGGGGAGACGTCAGCGAAGAAGATGCCGTGGCCGTGCTTAAGGCTTCCGTGGACCACGGCGTCACCTTCTTCGACACCGCAGACGTTTACGGCGACGGCCGCAGCGAGGAAATCATTGGAAAATTCCTCCGCGCCAACCCTGGCCTGGACATCACCGTAGCCACCAAGATGGGCCGTCGCGTTGACCAGGTGCCCGAGAACTACACCCTCGAGAACTTCCGAGCGTGGACAGACCGGTCGCGCCGCAACCTCCAACAGGACACCCTGGACCTCGTCCAACTGCACTGCCCGCCCACCGCCGTCTACAGCCGCGACGAAGTCTACGACGCACTGGACACGCTGGTCAGCGAAGGGGCCATCCGCAATTACGGGGTCAGCGTCGAACGGACAGACGAGGCCCTCGAAGCCATCAAGCGCGGGAACACTGCCTCCGTGCAGATCATCCTCAACGCCTTCCGCCTGAAGCCGCTCGATGAGGTGCTGCCCGCCGCGAAGGCGGCCAACGTGGGCATCATCGCCCGGGTTCCCCTGGCCTCGGGTTTGCTGTCCGGAAAATACACAGCTGCAACCGAGTTCCCCGCTGACGACCACCGCAACTACAACCGGGACGGGTCATCGTTCGATGTGGGGGAAACCTTCTCGGGCGTCGACTTCGAAACCGGCGTCAAAGCCGCCCAGGAGTTCAGTGCGTTGGTTCCCGACGGCGTCACCACCTCCCAAGCGGCCCTCGCCTGGGTGGTCGCACAAGATGGCGTCACTTCCGTGATCCCCGGAGCACGGTCCGCGGAGCAAGCCCGGATCAACGCCGAGGCTGGAGAAATGCCCGTGGTCGGGGCGGGATTGGCCGATGGAGTGCGGGACATCTACGACCGCTACTTCCGCCAAGCGATCCACCCGCGCTGGTAG